The genomic interval CCATCGAGGCCGAAGCGCTCATTCACGCCATTTTGCAGGTTGCCGGTGCCGGTTCTGAGCCCTCCGGGGCAGGGTAGGCCTGAACCTGTGGACCTGAACCTGAAGTCGATGTCCGGCGTCGTCTTCAGGCATCGGTACAGGCCCGCGGGCCAAAGCCGCAGGTAAAGAATTCTCTCAGTGCCCCCCAACCCAACCCTATCTTGGCGACAATCAAAACCGTTGGAAAAACTGTTGGGTCCACCGGCCTGCGCGGCTCAGGGTGTTTCGGCAAACTCACGCTGACCACCGCCACTAAGGAGACTCACCCGATGAAACTGGCCTACTGGATGTATGCCGGCCCGGCGCACATTGGCACCCTGCGGATTGCCAGCTCGTTTAAGAACGTGCACGCGATCATGCACGCGCCACTGGGGGACGACTATTTCAATGTGATGCGATCGATGCTGGAGCGGGAGCGCAACTTTACCCCCGTCACCGCCAGCATTGTCGATCGCAACGTGCTGGCGCGCGGTTCCCAAGAAAAAGTGGTGGATAACATCGTCCGCAAAGACCAGGAAGAGCGCCCCGACCTGATTGTGCTCACCCCCACCTGCACCTCCAGCATTCTGCAAGAGGACCTGGCCAACTTTGTGCAGCGGGCCAGCCTGGATGCCAAAAGCGACGTGCTGCTGGCCGATGTCAACCACTACCGCGTCAACGAGCTTCAGGCCGCCGATCGCACCCTCCAGCAGATTGTGCAGTTTTATCTGGCCAAGGCCCGCAAACAGGGCACCCTGGCCACCGAAAAAACTGAGAAACCCTCGGTCAATATCCTCGGCCTCACCACCCTGGGCTTCCACAACAACCACGACTGCCGCGAGCTACGTACCCTGATGGCTCAGCTGGGCATTGAGGTCAACCTGGTCATGCCCGACGGGGCCAGCGTCCACGACCTGGCCACCCTGGGCCGGGCCTGGTTTAACCTGGTGCCCTACCGCGAGGTCGGCCCGCTGACGGCGGAGTACCTCAAAGAGGAACTGGGCATGCCCTACGTCGATATCACCCCCATGGGCATTGTCGAAACCGCCCGCTGCGTCCGCGCCATCCAGCAGGTGCTAAATGAGCTGGGGGCCGAGGTCAACTACGACGCCTTCATCGACGAGCAGACCCGGTTTGTCAGCCAGGCGGCCTGGTTCTCGCGCTCCATCGACTGCCAGAACCTGACCGGCAAAAAGGCGGTGGTGTTTGGCGACAGCACCCACGCCGCCGCCATGACCAAGATCCTGGCCCGGGAGATGGGCATTCACGTGGTGCTGGCGGGCACCTACTGCAAGTACGACGCCGACTGGTTCACCGCCGAGGTGGGCGAGTACTGCGACGAGATTTTGGTGAGTGAAGATAACGGGGAGATCGGCGATCGCATCGCCCAGATCGAACCCGCCGCCATCTTTGGCACCCAGATGGAGCGCCACGTGGGCAAGCGCCTCGACATCCCCTGCGGCGTGATCGCCGCCCCCATTCACATCCAGAACTTCCCGGTGGGCTACCGCCCCTTCATGGGCTACGAGGGAGCCAACCAGATCGTGGACCTGGTGTACAACTCCTTCACCCTGGGCATGGAAGACCACCTGCTGGAGTTCTTTGGCGGCCACGATACCAAGGAAGTGCTGACCAAGACCATGAGCGCCGACGCCGCTGGCCTCGACTGGAGCGCCGACGGCCTGGCGGAACTGCAAAAGATCCCCGGCTTTGTGCGGGGCAAGGTGCGGCGCAACACCGAGAAGTTTGCCCAGTCCCAGGGCATTCACCAGATCACCGCCGAGGTTCTGTACGCAGCGAAGGAGGCGGTGGGGGCATAGAAAATCGGGTGTTGCTGAACTGAGGCATGAATCTGGGTAGGGGCAAACAGCCGTTTGCCCCTACGGGAGGCGTTGAATTTTTGATTTATGCCTGTGTTCAGCAACGCCCTAATAGAGGTGTAGGCTGGGCACGTTCTGCTTTGCCCAGCTGCCCCAAACTTCGTAAGGATGGGCATAGACTTGTTTTCTATGCTTACTTTACGTTCATCTAGGGCAGCAGCTATTCACCATGTCTACAAAAGCCACCATCGCCTATGGGCAGACGTTTCACTTCTATCATGAAGCGCTGGACGACGACTACGTGTACCTGGAACTAGAGCAGGTGCAGTTTGAAGCCTCCTATAATCGGGTTATGGTGCCAATTCCGGTTCACATTTGGGAGGTGATTCGGCAGTATCCCGGTATTGATCTATCCTGGGCTGACAAGACCGATACAGAGATTTCAGACTACGTGAGCCAGAACGTAGACGATCGCATTCGCGACTACGAAGCGGCTGATCCCGATAAGAAGGGCTGGGTTTCGCTCTGTGGTGGCTTGGTGTTTGGCAAAGCCGATGAACCTCGGGACGCTCAGATTGAGCAGGGGGTAGCCCACTACCAACGGCTGCGGCAGCACCAGCAGCAGGTCAAGGCTGCGATTGCAGAGCTACAGCAGGCCCAGCGCAACCCGGCCTAGTTTTACGGTGCCCCATGCTTGAGCTGAGCAAAGTGCAACATCTAGCAGAGACCTACGCGCCCCAAGAGCTGTTTGCGGCCCTGGTGTGGCAGCGGCAGTTTAACCTGTTCGACGGGCCGCAGGTGATTACTGATTTGGCGAACCATACTGACCTATGGGAGAGCTTTGTGTTCACCAAGCCCGTTTTTGCACCCGACAAGCGCGGGCTGAGCTTCAGCGGTGTGGTGGATACGCTGCTGGCGATGGCCAACTACCGCCCCATGCCAGACACCAGCATCATCCACTTTGTGCAGTACCCGGCGGATACGCTCTACATTTTGGCGGAGAACCAGGATGCGACTGTGGCGCAGCTGATGGAGTTGGGCAAAAAGTGGAAGGCTGATGAGGTCTCTGCGTTTGATGGCGCTCTCGCAGAGGAGGAGGACTGGAAGTTTAGAAACTATCTGTCGCTGCGGCTGAAGGAGGGTCTGTGGGGCAAGCAGTCTGATCAGGATCGAGATGCGATCGTCGTCTCCTACTGGTGGGATTAAGGCAGACAAGACCCCTATGCCACAATAGGATCAGGCGTCACTTCCATTCATCTCTATGACTGCTGCCACAGACCTGCGATCGCTGAGCGTACAAGCTATGGTTCGTAGATACGTCCCGGAAGGTAAGTCTTTGGTAGATGAGCTGATTAGCGATCGCCGGGCTGAGGCTGAACTATTTGGCGCTACAGCCTCTTGTGCCACAATAAGGTTAAGATTCGGGCTTTCTGATGGTGACCTATAAGTAGAACTTAAACTATGAAAATCACCCTAGATATTCCTGATAGCCTGGCCGCAAGCCACACCTTCTCTCAGGTTGACTGGTTACAAGAGATTGCCGTAGCGCTCTTTCAGCAAGAGCTAGTTACCCTTGGCACGGCTAGCCAACTCGCTGGGATGAATCAAGTGGCCTTTCAAGAGCTGCTGTACGATCGCGGCATTGGCCTGCATTACGATCTGGCCGATTACCAGGCCGACATTGCTAGCCTGCGCGACAACAACTGGCGGTGATTATTGTCAGCGATACGTCGCCCATCAGTAACTTGCTGAGAATTGGGCAATTGCCCCTGCTGCAAGTGCTTTATGGCCGCGTAGTGATTCCTGAAAGCGTCTATGAAGAAATTAGGGAATTAGAATCCTTTGGCATAGATACGTCCTGGTTGAGCAACACCGAGTGGATTACCATTCAGCCTGTGGGCAATAGAGCCTTTGCTGAAAGCCTAAAAAATGAGCTTGACCCCGGCGAAGCCGAAGCCATTGCCCTAGCGATTGAACTTAAGGCCGATCGTCTTTTAATGGATGAGCGTTTGGGGCGGCAGGTGGCCCAACGGTTTAGCCTGAAAGTAACTGGGTTGTTAGGAGTGCTGGTGGCGGCAAAGCAAGACAGGCTAATTGCTGAGCTGAAGCCCATTTTAGACGACCTGATAACCCAGGCTAAGTTTAGAGTTCACTCAGACCTGTATCGTCAGATATTGCAGGACGTTGATGAGTGGGGTTAGGTGAGCCAAAACCCCTGTGCCACAATGAGAGCAAGCAACACCCACCACGTATCTCTATGACGGCTGCTACAGACCTGCGATCGCTGAGCGTGCAAGACTACCACCGCATGGTAGAAGCGGGAATTTTGGCGGCGGATGAGCGGGTGGAACTGATCGAAGGACAGCTCTATACGATTGCAGCTAAGGGAACGGCCCACAGCGCCGCAGTGACGCGCATCGATCGGGTGTTGTCGCGGCTGTTGGCGGGGCGGGCGCTGTTGCGGTTTCAAGACCCGGTGCAGTTGAGCGACCTTTCTGAGCCGGAAC from Leptolyngbya sp. KIOST-1 carries:
- the bchB gene encoding ferredoxin:protochlorophyllide reductase (ATP-dependent) subunit B, with product MKLAYWMYAGPAHIGTLRIASSFKNVHAIMHAPLGDDYFNVMRSMLERERNFTPVTASIVDRNVLARGSQEKVVDNIVRKDQEERPDLIVLTPTCTSSILQEDLANFVQRASLDAKSDVLLADVNHYRVNELQAADRTLQQIVQFYLAKARKQGTLATEKTEKPSVNILGLTTLGFHNNHDCRELRTLMAQLGIEVNLVMPDGASVHDLATLGRAWFNLVPYREVGPLTAEYLKEELGMPYVDITPMGIVETARCVRAIQQVLNELGAEVNYDAFIDEQTRFVSQAAWFSRSIDCQNLTGKKAVVFGDSTHAAAMTKILAREMGIHVVLAGTYCKYDADWFTAEVGEYCDEILVSEDNGEIGDRIAQIEPAAIFGTQMERHVGKRLDIPCGVIAAPIHIQNFPVGYRPFMGYEGANQIVDLVYNSFTLGMEDHLLEFFGGHDTKEVLTKTMSADAAGLDWSADGLAELQKIPGFVRGKVRRNTEKFAQSQGIHQITAEVLYAAKEAVGA
- a CDS encoding UPF0175 family protein; amino-acid sequence: MKITLDIPDSLAASHTFSQVDWLQEIAVALFQQELVTLGTASQLAGMNQVAFQELLYDRGIGLHYDLADYQADIASLRDNNWR
- a CDS encoding DUF3368 domain-containing protein, producing MIIVSDTSPISNLLRIGQLPLLQVLYGRVVIPESVYEEIRELESFGIDTSWLSNTEWITIQPVGNRAFAESLKNELDPGEAEAIALAIELKADRLLMDERLGRQVAQRFSLKVTGLLGVLVAAKQDRLIAELKPILDDLITQAKFRVHSDLYRQILQDVDEWG